One window from the genome of Synechococcus sp. PROS-7-1 encodes:
- a CDS encoding ATP-dependent DNA ligase translates to MDDFATLIDALDQSTGTARKVDLIADQLRKGEAHDSAWSVLLLMGEKRRRLITGRRLREILQACDAIPDWLFDDCQSHVGDSAETLALLWPQLKGSVPVQWIDAGLNAWIETIATNPPLHWWMEELLPKLAVLEPQQQSAALLTIWGTLPDERHFLFNKLLTGGFRIGVARGLVVKAIAKGFSLEEALVLERLMAPLEPSPSWFDALTAAPTTERTNRGPVPYPFFLASPLQLDSLRETPAQQWWVEHKWDGIRGQLIQRNSGTYLWSRGEELINAQFPELIEMAASLADETVLDGEVICWAAEDDRPRPFSDLQRRLGRKSVGRKLRQDCPACFVAYDLLESSGEDRRNSPLDERLAAMNTLLASMDKAQCSGQLRISAGAQLSSWDDLDTLRQRAVREGAEGLMLKQRQSPYLSGRKRGHWWKHKRDPMTLDAVLIYAQAGRGRRANLFTDYTFALWDRRSADPDQHQLVTFAKAYSGLNDREILDLDRWIRANTMERFGPTRSVTPDLVFEIGFEGIQPSKRHKCGMAVRFPRILRWRHDRTADSANTLIDAAQLCDEQRLTQA, encoded by the coding sequence ATGGATGACTTCGCAACGCTGATCGATGCCCTGGATCAATCCACGGGCACGGCGCGCAAGGTCGATCTGATCGCCGATCAACTCCGCAAAGGCGAGGCGCACGACAGCGCCTGGAGTGTGTTGCTGCTGATGGGGGAAAAGCGACGACGCCTGATCACCGGTCGGCGGCTTCGCGAGATTTTGCAGGCTTGTGATGCCATTCCCGACTGGCTCTTCGATGACTGTCAGAGCCATGTTGGTGATTCCGCCGAAACCCTCGCGCTGCTGTGGCCGCAGCTCAAAGGATCCGTTCCGGTTCAGTGGATTGATGCCGGGCTGAATGCCTGGATCGAAACCATCGCAACCAACCCGCCCCTGCACTGGTGGATGGAAGAGCTGCTACCGAAGCTGGCGGTGCTCGAGCCACAGCAACAGAGTGCAGCCCTGCTCACGATCTGGGGCACCCTGCCGGATGAACGGCATTTTCTATTCAACAAATTGCTCACTGGAGGGTTTCGGATCGGCGTTGCACGGGGGCTCGTGGTGAAGGCGATCGCCAAAGGGTTTTCCCTGGAAGAGGCCCTGGTGTTGGAGCGGCTGATGGCCCCCCTCGAGCCTTCACCGAGCTGGTTTGATGCGCTCACCGCAGCACCCACAACCGAACGAACCAATCGGGGACCGGTGCCCTATCCGTTTTTTCTGGCCAGCCCCCTGCAACTGGACTCCCTGCGGGAGACACCGGCACAGCAGTGGTGGGTGGAGCACAAATGGGACGGGATTCGAGGGCAACTGATCCAACGCAACAGCGGCACCTATCTCTGGAGTCGTGGTGAGGAATTGATCAATGCACAATTTCCTGAGCTGATTGAGATGGCCGCTTCCCTGGCCGATGAAACCGTTCTCGATGGTGAGGTGATCTGCTGGGCTGCCGAAGACGACCGACCGCGACCTTTTAGCGATCTGCAGCGCCGACTGGGTCGCAAGAGCGTGGGCCGGAAACTTCGTCAAGACTGCCCGGCCTGTTTCGTGGCCTACGACCTGCTCGAATCCAGTGGAGAGGATCGTCGCAACAGTCCCCTGGACGAGCGCCTCGCGGCAATGAACACTCTCCTAGCCTCCATGGACAAGGCCCAATGCTCGGGACAGCTGCGCATCAGCGCTGGGGCACAACTCAGTTCCTGGGATGACCTCGACACCCTGCGCCAGCGGGCCGTGCGTGAGGGAGCGGAAGGGCTGATGCTGAAACAGAGGCAATCCCCCTACCTGAGTGGACGCAAACGCGGCCATTGGTGGAAACACAAGCGCGATCCCATGACCCTGGACGCCGTGTTGATCTATGCCCAGGCAGGGCGTGGACGCCGAGCCAATCTGTTCACCGATTACACCTTTGCACTCTGGGATCGCCGCTCAGCCGATCCTGATCAGCATCAACTTGTGACCTTTGCCAAGGCCTATTCCGGCCTGAATGATCGTGAAATTCTCGACCTCGATCGTTGGATTCGAGCGAACACAATGGAACGTTTCGGACCAACGCGATCGGTGACTCCTGATCTGGTGTTTGAAATCGGGTTCGAGGGCATCCAGCCATCCAAACGCCACAAATGCGGAATGGCTGTTCGCTTCCCCAGAATTCTGCGCTGGCGCCATGACCGCACGGCGGACAGTGCCAATACGCTCATCGACGCTGCACAACTGTGCGATGAGCAACGTCTTACTCAGGCGTAA
- a CDS encoding glycoside hydrolase family 104 protein, with translation MTSLVRSICRVLPAVSASVLPLLSLSVPAEAVLPPVGNDRSRLVMLPEEAQMSALPYVITPERRAMLNTIRFAEGTWKGGLDLGYRVMFGGGLMRSMDRHPNRVIYSSRYASAAAGAYQFMPFTWDLVKRSLGVRGFGPEVQDQGALFLIQRRKALSLTDTGVMSPLLAAKLAPEWASFPTLRGRSYYGQPVKRFTNLKGFYNLNLAQLRQIRDAKRESLSTNSSEQESGMPKAPVCTGPTILCGLP, from the coding sequence ATGACTTCGCTTGTTCGTTCCATCTGTCGTGTTCTCCCGGCGGTGTCAGCAAGCGTCCTGCCCCTTTTGTCTCTTTCTGTTCCTGCCGAGGCCGTGCTTCCTCCGGTAGGCAACGATCGCTCTCGTCTGGTGATGCTTCCTGAAGAAGCTCAGATGTCGGCTCTCCCCTACGTCATCACCCCTGAGCGTCGAGCGATGCTCAACACCATCCGTTTTGCTGAGGGAACCTGGAAAGGTGGCCTTGATTTGGGTTACAGGGTGATGTTCGGTGGTGGATTGATGCGATCGATGGATCGCCACCCCAACCGGGTGATTTATTCCTCTCGTTATGCCAGCGCAGCAGCAGGTGCCTATCAGTTCATGCCCTTCACCTGGGATTTAGTGAAGCGCAGCCTCGGCGTTCGTGGATTCGGCCCAGAAGTCCAGGACCAGGGTGCTCTGTTTCTGATCCAGCGCCGCAAGGCTTTGAGCCTCACCGATACAGGTGTGATGTCTCCACTTCTCGCTGCAAAACTGGCTCCAGAATGGGCATCCTTTCCCACACTGCGCGGACGCAGCTATTACGGTCAGCCCGTGAAGCGCTTCACCAACCTCAAAGGATTTTACAACTTGAATCTGGCCCAACTGCGGCAGATTCGTGATGCCAAAAGAGAATCCTTGTCAACGAATTCTTCTGAACAGGAGTCCGGCATGCCCAAAGCTCCTGTTTGCACAGGCCCCACCATTCTTTGTGGATTGCCCTGA
- a CDS encoding DNA ligase, whose product MLNPRFALMGLGLLIAVAPTPAAAQDVTVTIEQINTVVFPADGSAAARDICAGLKAGVLSRDQIGTSLAQLQSALDRYSDSGYVKDYVSAFNRAAAGLPGCSVQVTGPDNSNLNRWSY is encoded by the coding sequence ATGCTGAATCCCCGTTTCGCGCTGATGGGCTTGGGGCTCCTCATCGCTGTCGCGCCCACGCCTGCCGCCGCGCAGGACGTCACAGTCACGATTGAACAAATCAACACGGTGGTATTTCCCGCTGACGGCAGCGCCGCTGCGCGTGACATCTGCGCGGGCCTCAAGGCCGGCGTGCTCAGCAGGGATCAGATCGGCACGTCTCTGGCGCAGCTGCAGTCAGCGCTTGATCGCTACTCCGATTCCGGTTACGTAAAGGACTACGTGAGCGCTTTCAACCGTGCTGCTGCAGGCCTTCCAGGATGCAGTGTTCAGGTCACAGGGCCTGACAACAGCAATCTCAACCGCTGGAGCTACTGA
- the nadA gene encoding quinolinate synthase NadA, giving the protein MSADTALVAAINRLRKERNAVILAHYYQEPAIQDIADFIGDSLELSRKAASTDADVIVFCGVHFMAETAKILSPEKTVVLPDLDAGCSLADDCPADEFARFRAEHPDHLVVSYINCTAAVKAQSDLICTSSNAVDLVNQLPANRPILFAPDQNLGRWVQRQSGRELTLWPGRCIVHETFSEEAVLRLKLENPQAEVIAHPECQENLLDLADFIGSTSKLLNYTQSSQSDTFIVLTEPGILHQMKQRVPDKTLIDVPGLDGCSCNACPYMRLNTLEKLRDCLENLAPQIAMEESLRSEAEAPIRRMLEMSR; this is encoded by the coding sequence ATGAGCGCTGACACCGCCCTCGTTGCGGCGATCAACCGGCTCCGCAAGGAACGCAATGCCGTGATCCTCGCGCACTACTACCAGGAGCCTGCCATTCAGGACATCGCCGATTTCATTGGCGATTCCCTCGAGCTCTCAAGAAAAGCGGCCAGCACCGATGCGGATGTGATCGTGTTCTGCGGTGTTCATTTCATGGCTGAGACAGCAAAAATCCTCAGTCCAGAGAAAACGGTCGTTCTGCCTGACCTGGACGCGGGATGTTCCCTGGCGGATGATTGCCCAGCCGATGAATTCGCCCGATTCCGCGCCGAGCATCCAGATCACCTCGTTGTGAGCTACATCAATTGCACCGCGGCGGTGAAAGCCCAGAGTGATTTGATCTGCACCAGCAGCAACGCTGTGGACCTGGTCAATCAGCTGCCGGCCAACCGACCAATCCTGTTTGCTCCAGATCAGAATCTTGGCCGTTGGGTGCAGCGCCAGAGCGGTCGTGAACTCACCCTCTGGCCAGGGCGTTGCATCGTTCATGAAACCTTTAGTGAAGAGGCGGTCTTACGCCTGAAGCTCGAGAATCCACAGGCAGAAGTGATCGCCCACCCTGAGTGCCAGGAGAATCTCCTGGATCTGGCCGATTTCATCGGCTCCACCAGCAAACTTCTCAACTACACCCAATCAAGCCAGTCCGACACGTTCATTGTGTTGACGGAGCCTGGAATTCTCCATCAGATGAAGCAGCGGGTGCCTGACAAAACCCTGATCGATGTGCCAGGGCTCGATGGTTGCAGCTGCAATGCCTGCCCTTACATGCGGCTGAACACGCTGGAGAAACTCCGCGATTGTCTTGAAAACCTGGCGCCGCAAATCGCCATGGAGGAATCCCTCCGTTCTGAAGCCGAGGCTCCGATCCGTCGCATGCTCGAAATGAGTCGCTGA
- a CDS encoding class I SAM-dependent methyltransferase yields the protein MVSDVCCPAWLLDRLRQSGGEVPFSLFMHWALHDPDHGAYGSGHLAVGPEGDFATSPSLGEDFAELLVDQLVEWLQALAKCHPSDRLSVVDVGPGEGMLTAQLIPLLRRKAPELVDRLDCVLVECNPGMETRQRDRLGACPAIPCRWSSLNELSHTPVIGVVLAHELLDALCVERLVLRAGTLHRQMVRLRDEGSSAQIHLAEAPFDGELRARFQRECDRSGMVIPPAGAEDGWTTEWHASVSPWMHDAAAAVQQGVLLVVDYAFEADRYYACHRSDGTLLAYQDQVATNDVLRNAGTQDITAHLCVEGVVAAAEMNGWLFEGQRRQGEALLALGLAERFSALQSLPAAQLGEALRRRETLLRLVDPSCLGDLRWMVFHRQTARQDDVPMQRSRLLRDPPQVSAGPPDTA from the coding sequence ATGGTCTCGGATGTGTGCTGCCCAGCCTGGTTGCTGGATCGACTTCGGCAATCCGGAGGAGAGGTTCCCTTCTCACTGTTCATGCACTGGGCCCTTCACGACCCCGACCATGGGGCGTATGGATCAGGCCATCTTGCGGTCGGGCCTGAAGGCGACTTCGCAACATCGCCCTCTCTGGGGGAGGACTTCGCTGAACTGCTTGTGGATCAGTTGGTGGAGTGGCTTCAAGCCCTCGCCAAGTGCCATCCCTCTGACCGCCTCTCAGTGGTGGATGTCGGCCCGGGTGAAGGCATGCTCACCGCCCAGCTCATCCCACTGCTTCGCCGCAAAGCACCTGAATTAGTCGATCGTCTGGACTGCGTTCTTGTGGAGTGCAACCCAGGGATGGAAACGCGGCAAAGGGATCGCCTTGGAGCTTGCCCTGCCATTCCCTGCCGCTGGAGTTCACTCAATGAGCTCAGTCACACTCCCGTGATCGGTGTTGTGCTGGCGCATGAGCTGCTCGATGCACTCTGCGTTGAACGTTTGGTGCTCAGAGCAGGAACCTTGCATCGACAGATGGTTCGTCTTCGCGATGAGGGTTCCTCGGCACAGATTCATCTGGCGGAAGCACCTTTTGATGGAGAGCTCAGGGCACGGTTCCAGCGTGAGTGTGACCGCTCAGGGATGGTGATCCCACCCGCTGGGGCAGAGGATGGCTGGACCACGGAATGGCATGCATCCGTTTCCCCTTGGATGCATGACGCGGCTGCGGCAGTGCAACAGGGCGTGCTGCTGGTCGTGGACTATGCCTTTGAAGCGGATCGCTATTACGCGTGCCATCGAAGCGATGGCACGCTGCTTGCTTATCAGGATCAGGTCGCGACCAATGATGTCCTTCGCAATGCTGGTACCCAGGACATCACGGCCCATCTTTGTGTGGAGGGTGTGGTTGCAGCCGCTGAGATGAATGGCTGGTTGTTTGAAGGACAACGCCGTCAAGGCGAGGCCCTTCTGGCCCTCGGCTTGGCCGAACGATTCAGTGCCCTTCAATCCCTTCCCGCTGCGCAACTGGGAGAGGCATTGCGGCGTCGAGAAACCCTATTGCGTTTGGTTGACCCTTCCTGTCTCGGTGATCTGCGCTGGATGGTGTTCCACCGGCAGACCGCAAGACAGGATGATGTCCCAATGCAACGCAGCCGTTTGCTGCGGGATCCTCCACAGGTCAGTGCTGGCCCTCCAGACACTGCCTGA
- a CDS encoding DUF4178 domain-containing protein → MPQQRTLFNLQVGDVVQHQSRDWIVENTLVFDQEGFQWQEYYLRDGAEGVWLVVVDDDRIELSWMHQVPPEEVSVLFPLRDELVFQGIRYRLAEKGIANYRKTSRGSQQGGPCRFHDYVAQFDRVLSVEIYSASELPADGGEIEICVGVRITPESLTLLPGDGRSVYA, encoded by the coding sequence ATGCCCCAACAGCGCACTTTGTTCAATCTTCAGGTGGGTGATGTTGTTCAGCATCAATCACGCGATTGGATTGTCGAAAACACCCTTGTTTTTGATCAAGAAGGTTTCCAGTGGCAGGAGTATTACCTGAGGGACGGCGCAGAGGGAGTTTGGCTGGTTGTTGTTGACGACGATCGGATTGAACTGTCTTGGATGCATCAGGTGCCTCCAGAAGAGGTCTCTGTTCTATTCCCCCTTCGTGATGAGCTTGTTTTCCAAGGCATCCGTTATCGACTGGCGGAAAAGGGAATCGCCAATTACCGCAAAACATCCCGCGGCAGTCAGCAGGGAGGTCCCTGTCGTTTTCACGACTATGTTGCTCAGTTCGATCGAGTTCTCAGCGTCGAGATTTACTCCGCATCTGAGCTTCCTGCTGATGGTGGTGAGATTGAAATTTGTGTTGGAGTTCGTATCACTCCAGAATCCCTCACCTTGCTACCGGGAGATGGTCGCAGCGTTTACGCCTGA
- a CDS encoding TPM domain-containing protein, which produces MGFRRTLCRWAALLILPLLLLLAAPVQAIDNPELLPDHPTPVIDLARIFSAKELQSLEVSLDAFEQRSGWKIRVLTQYERTPGLAVKEFWGLDERSLLMVGDPRGGNLLNFNVGDAFFALMPRTWWVELQTRYGNQYYVRDHGEDGALIAAIDAVELCLDRGGCQVVPGLPTEQWLWTLSTSVLGGLIAGFAAYPRKEGERVAWAWLLLLSPLWIMLFGVFGIAPVVTRTSDLLPLIRNGMGFIGGAVGAYLIAQATVGRRLSESNE; this is translated from the coding sequence ATGGGCTTCCGCCGAACACTCTGTCGCTGGGCGGCACTTCTAATCCTTCCTCTGCTGCTTTTGCTTGCAGCACCCGTGCAGGCCATCGATAACCCTGAACTGCTTCCGGATCACCCGACCCCCGTGATTGATCTAGCCAGAATTTTCAGTGCAAAGGAACTGCAATCGCTTGAAGTGTCATTGGATGCCTTCGAGCAACGCAGTGGCTGGAAGATCAGGGTCCTGACCCAATACGAGCGCACCCCAGGATTGGCGGTGAAGGAATTCTGGGGGCTCGATGAACGCAGCCTGCTGATGGTGGGTGATCCCAGAGGTGGCAATCTGCTCAATTTCAACGTGGGCGATGCCTTCTTCGCCCTGATGCCCCGCACCTGGTGGGTCGAGTTGCAAACGCGCTATGGAAATCAGTACTACGTGCGTGACCATGGCGAGGACGGAGCGCTCATCGCGGCGATTGATGCTGTGGAGCTGTGCCTCGACCGCGGTGGTTGCCAGGTGGTTCCAGGTCTGCCCACCGAGCAATGGCTCTGGACGCTCAGCACTTCAGTGCTCGGTGGATTAATCGCCGGCTTTGCGGCCTACCCACGCAAGGAAGGGGAGCGCGTGGCCTGGGCCTGGTTGCTGCTCCTTTCTCCTCTTTGGATCATGCTGTTTGGTGTCTTCGGGATCGCTCCGGTGGTGACTCGCACCAGCGATCTCCTGCCTTTGATTCGCAACGGCATGGGATTCATCGGTGGAGCCGTTGGCGCCTACTTGATTGCTCAAGCAACTGTTGGACGACGTCTAAGCGAGTCGAACGAATAA
- a CDS encoding ligase-associated DNA damage response exonuclease, with product MPLLEHTDSGLYCRAADAWIDPSRPVRRALITHAHADHARPGCDEYWAVESSEGVLRQRLGQDITFHAMPYGREFWLNQACVSFHSAGHVLGSAQIRLCVNDEVWVVTGDYKRCSDPSCEPFEVVPCDVLITEATFGLPIYAWEPGHRVAEQIRDWWQGDRERPSLLFCYAFGKAQRLMAELHAIGVQEEVLLHGAVETVTRSYREAGIAMTPSRPVSVLARKDSLAGRLILAPPSAHRSVWMRRFRSPQTAFASGWMAVRGARRRRGYERGFVLSDHADWQGLIRTVLDSGAKTIYVTHGQDDVLSRFLRERHGLDARPLDQLS from the coding sequence ATGCCGCTTCTCGAACACACCGACAGCGGTCTCTACTGCCGAGCTGCGGATGCCTGGATTGATCCGTCCAGACCTGTGAGGCGTGCACTCATCACCCATGCCCACGCTGATCACGCCAGACCGGGCTGTGACGAATACTGGGCGGTTGAATCCTCCGAAGGCGTCCTCAGACAGCGCCTCGGACAAGACATCACATTCCATGCCATGCCTTACGGCCGCGAGTTCTGGCTCAACCAGGCCTGCGTGTCGTTTCACAGTGCTGGGCATGTGCTCGGGTCGGCCCAGATCCGCCTCTGCGTGAACGATGAAGTGTGGGTGGTGACCGGTGACTACAAGCGATGCAGCGATCCAAGCTGTGAACCGTTCGAGGTGGTGCCGTGCGATGTGCTGATCACCGAGGCCACCTTCGGACTGCCGATTTATGCCTGGGAACCGGGGCACCGCGTTGCTGAGCAGATCCGCGATTGGTGGCAAGGTGATCGAGAGCGACCGTCTCTGCTGTTTTGCTACGCCTTCGGCAAGGCTCAACGGTTGATGGCGGAACTGCACGCCATCGGCGTTCAAGAGGAAGTGCTCCTCCACGGCGCCGTGGAAACCGTGACCCGCAGCTACAGAGAGGCCGGAATCGCCATGACGCCAAGCCGACCCGTGAGCGTTCTCGCGCGCAAAGACTCCCTCGCCGGACGTTTGATCCTTGCTCCTCCTTCAGCCCATCGCTCCGTTTGGATGCGACGGTTTCGATCTCCGCAGACAGCCTTCGCCTCTGGATGGATGGCCGTTCGCGGTGCGCGCCGGCGTCGCGGATACGAACGGGGCTTCGTGCTCAGCGATCATGCGGACTGGCAGGGCTTGATCCGAACCGTGCTCGACTCCGGGGCCAAAACGATTTACGTCACCCATGGTCAGGACGATGTGCTCTCCCGTTTCCTCCGGGAGCGGCACGGACTCGATGCCCGCCCCCTCGATCAGCTCAGCTGA
- a CDS encoding TIGR04168 family protein, translated as MAQQLGADALLFVGDLSDGDLRLVKRITQLACPVAVILGNHDRGKDRSGALLQQQLTLLGDRDCSWALRSWQAPAVGIVGARPCSAGGGFHLSHAVQAVFGPVTEEESARRIVEAARRVPDDWPLVVLAHCGPTGLGSDASSPCGRDWKKPAVDWGDRDLALALDRMQKQRPADLVVFGHMHHHLRGGQGERITFHRDRLGTLYVNAACVPRTGVDASGEPLHHFTWVEFNGTCPTLVSHRWYRPQGELAYEQTLHRLSRQVPD; from the coding sequence TTGGCACAGCAGCTTGGCGCTGATGCCCTGTTGTTCGTCGGCGATCTCAGCGATGGCGATCTGCGTCTTGTTAAGCGGATCACCCAACTGGCCTGTCCAGTGGCCGTCATTCTTGGCAACCATGATCGGGGCAAAGACCGCAGTGGTGCTCTTCTCCAGCAGCAGTTGACCCTGCTGGGCGATCGCGATTGCTCATGGGCACTCCGTTCCTGGCAAGCCCCTGCCGTCGGCATTGTCGGAGCCCGCCCCTGCAGCGCCGGAGGAGGGTTTCATCTTTCTCACGCGGTTCAAGCCGTGTTCGGGCCAGTGACGGAAGAGGAATCAGCGCGTCGGATTGTTGAGGCCGCACGGCGTGTACCCGACGACTGGCCGCTGGTGGTGCTGGCCCATTGCGGTCCCACCGGTTTGGGGTCAGATGCCTCCAGTCCCTGCGGCCGGGACTGGAAAAAGCCAGCGGTTGATTGGGGTGATCGTGATCTCGCTTTGGCCTTGGATCGCATGCAGAAGCAGCGGCCCGCCGACCTCGTGGTGTTTGGGCACATGCACCACCATCTACGCGGGGGGCAAGGCGAACGCATCACCTTTCACCGCGACCGTCTGGGCACCCTGTATGTGAATGCTGCCTGTGTTCCACGCACGGGCGTTGATGCATCGGGGGAGCCACTTCATCACTTCACATGGGTTGAATTCAATGGCACCTGTCCCACCCTGGTGAGCCATCGCTGGTATCGGCCACAGGGTGAGCTCGCTTATGAACAAACGCTCCATCGCCTGAGCAGGCAGGTCCCCGATTGA
- a CDS encoding polyamine aminopropyltransferase, giving the protein MGRQVTAADLSPVQVRVLLVTAMVSSAAGLTLELLLVAQASYLMGDATLATGVVVGTFLAAMGLGAWLTEFIGTKRQSLVRLLRALMLVELCLFPLCLLGPLALFWLFSRNAPLWLATVVLTVLVGLLGGMELPLITRMLETQDQLRRALARVLALDYLGSLVGALAFPLVLLPWLGLLPSAAALSLVPVGCSLALASVFPSLRPWRYPLLALLPLASVAGVLIAPLGDRIEDRFYGARVIERKQSRFQRIVLTRQGADLRLFLDGDLQFSSLDEYRYHEALVHPALAWHPAPRRILLMGAGDGLALREILRWPDVEKVDVVELDPEVVNLARRHPMLRRLNADSLRDPRVQIHLGDAYAHLRSLPNQYDVVIADFPDPDTLPVARLYSVGFYGTLRQRLNPGAVVVTQASTPFLAPRVLASIEAALREVGLLTRPYSVAIPSFGPWGFVMAHENNRSNRFRPIPFATRWLDADQLSGLFAFPRDLRPEALDRVQPNRMTRPVLLDYLRNDRRRRLQQPRPPISTTTGF; this is encoded by the coding sequence ATGGGGCGGCAAGTAACCGCCGCTGATCTCAGTCCCGTCCAGGTTCGGGTGCTGTTGGTGACGGCCATGGTGTCCTCTGCAGCTGGCCTAACGCTGGAGCTGCTGCTGGTCGCCCAGGCGAGTTACCTAATGGGTGATGCAACCCTTGCCACGGGTGTGGTGGTGGGCACGTTTCTCGCGGCCATGGGGCTGGGTGCCTGGTTGACCGAATTCATTGGCACGAAGAGGCAATCCCTGGTGCGATTGCTTCGGGCATTGATGCTGGTGGAACTCTGTCTGTTTCCCCTCTGTTTGCTGGGACCTCTGGCCCTGTTCTGGTTGTTCTCGCGCAATGCGCCGCTCTGGTTGGCGACCGTCGTGCTCACTGTGCTTGTGGGGTTGCTTGGCGGCATGGAGCTGCCGCTGATCACGCGCATGCTCGAAACCCAGGATCAACTGCGCCGCGCCCTTGCAAGGGTTCTTGCGCTGGATTATCTGGGGTCTCTCGTCGGTGCCCTTGCTTTCCCCCTGGTGCTGCTGCCCTGGCTCGGTCTGCTTCCATCCGCCGCGGCGTTGTCGCTCGTTCCAGTGGGGTGCAGCCTGGCCCTGGCCTCGGTTTTTCCGAGCCTGCGGCCTTGGCGCTACCCATTGCTAGCCCTGCTGCCCCTGGCATCGGTCGCGGGTGTGCTGATCGCACCGCTGGGTGATCGCATCGAGGATCGCTTTTATGGGGCGCGGGTGATTGAAAGGAAGCAATCGCGGTTTCAGCGCATCGTGTTGACCCGCCAGGGTGCCGACCTCAGGCTTTTCCTAGATGGAGATCTGCAGTTTTCAAGCCTTGATGAGTACCGCTATCACGAAGCGTTGGTGCATCCAGCGTTGGCTTGGCACCCAGCACCGCGACGCATTCTTTTGATGGGCGCAGGCGATGGCTTAGCCCTCAGGGAAATCCTTCGTTGGCCTGACGTTGAGAAGGTCGATGTGGTGGAACTCGACCCAGAGGTCGTCAACCTGGCGCGCCGTCATCCCATGCTCCGGCGTCTCAATGCTGACAGCCTCAGGGATCCAAGGGTTCAGATTCATCTCGGTGATGCCTATGCCCATCTGCGTTCTCTGCCCAACCAATACGACGTGGTGATTGCTGATTTTCCCGATCCGGATACGTTGCCCGTCGCTCGTCTCTACAGCGTGGGTTTCTATGGCACCTTGCGCCAACGGCTCAATCCAGGCGCTGTGGTTGTCACGCAGGCCAGTACACCCTTTCTCGCACCCCGCGTTCTGGCCTCGATTGAAGCTGCATTGCGGGAGGTGGGCTTGCTGACGCGTCCTTACTCAGTGGCGATTCCAAGTTTTGGACCCTGGGGGTTCGTGATGGCCCATGAGAACAACAGGTCCAATCGTTTCCGTCCGATACCGTTTGCCACTCGCTGGCTGGATGCCGATCAGCTTTCTGGACTGTTTGCCTTCCCCCGTGATTTGCGGCCTGAGGCTTTGGATAGAGTTCAACCCAATCGAATGACGCGCCCGGTTCTGCTCGACTATCTGAGGAATGATCGCCGCCGCAGGCTGCAACAACCCCGTCCGCCAATTTCTACGACTACAGGTTTCTAA
- a CDS encoding DUF350 domain-containing protein: MPGPIAQLLLSLLWTVAGVLLIVGGVWLFDRLTPLDYRGEIRKGNIAAGIVVAAVVLAVTAVVVSVILV; the protein is encoded by the coding sequence ATGCCGGGACCGATTGCCCAGCTGCTGCTCAGTCTTCTCTGGACAGTCGCTGGGGTGCTGTTAATCGTTGGGGGGGTGTGGTTGTTTGATCGCCTGACCCCTCTCGATTACCGAGGCGAGATTCGCAAGGGCAACATCGCAGCGGGCATTGTTGTTGCAGCTGTTGTGCTCGCAGTCACAGCTGTTGTCGTCAGCGTGATTCTGGTCTGA